In the Arachis hypogaea cultivar Tifrunner chromosome 20, arahy.Tifrunner.gnm2.J5K5, whole genome shotgun sequence genome, atttttaattatcccAAGATGTCAAAATTAGTGTTCTCTTCTATGTAAAAAGTTGTTCATAACATGAAACTGCCACAAGAAGCTCCCTGAAGAAAGATAGAGTACGTACATACATGGGCTAAGCCAGcacaatcaaaacacaaaaaaaatccaTGATTCAAGATCCTAATCATAAAAATATGCAGCTTTATTGATCCAACACTTTTTCTATTTACCTTGTCTATTTCATATGAATGACTTAGTTACTACTATACTTAATAAGCATGGTACAATGCAGATGAAAGAGTACAAAATAACTTCATGTACATACGTACCTACTAGTATTTGCTGTCATAGTAGATGTAGGAGGCAAACACCATTTGGTGCTTAGGTATCAGATAGACTCAGATTATTTAGAAAATCTTACTGATCTGATGATGATGTTGGTGTCATAGTGCCACTGCATCCTTAAGAAGGGATCTGTTTTGTGTCGGATCTGTTTTGTGTCCCAATCATCATCTTCGTTATCCCCAACTTTGTCCTTGAAGCAAAATTGGAATATCCTTGAATCAAATTTTCCTTTATTTCAAAGTTGATATGTAATCATTATTATattatcataataaataataaaacgtAAGAACGATGTTGACTTGGAATACTGTATACAGCGCATacgacaaaaaaaaaactatattgaattgaaaataaaatactgtttttaatttattattaggtTAAGTGTTTGTTGAAAaccattaaattgataaaaaaaaatttaataaaaatatctcttttttatttttttaaatgtatttaacaaatttttaataataaaaataaaaatactaaaaaaaataaaaaaaaatatttttttaaaaaaaattataatttatatatttttttaaaatattttttatgcaataaataaataaaaaaatatttttatcttattttatccaataattaataaaaaaaattatttttacatgaaatatctaaacataaaattacttttatttttataaatttttttttaaaaaaatattattaaaaaaaaaagatctttttcgaAAGTCACCCCTAAACAAACCCTAAATCTAAACAGTTGTCAAACTATACAATAAATTATATTTCGCAAGTTTCTTAAGTGTCTTCTTCAAGTGATAATGATTATGTTGACCTAATGATTTAAGACTTTATAATCAAAAGGTAACTACGCGTACGTCAGAAACGAgcttaataatttataaatcaagcaaaacaaaattattttaaaagaaaaaaatatatttagtcgGAAATGATGTATGCTTACTATTGAATTCACTAACTTcagaaatttattaaaaaatttaaaatttaaaattctgttaATTTGTTAacgtaatttaaaatttaaaattctgttaATATAAACTTTTGAGAGAGATTGATTCAATAATTACCATTTATGGAGAAGTGGTGGCGCGTGGAAGGAAGAAGGTGCGCACATCTGTGAAGCCCCAAAACGGAAGAATGATTCAATAGATTTGTCTCTGCTACTGCGAATTGGGCAACAGGGTTAGATTAGGGTGCGGACGAATGAAGAAGGGATTTTGCTATAGGGTGACGATAATGTGACggagatttttttgttttctttggtttCTCTTCTAGTCTAACTTCTCTCTCAAAATTAGCTCCAGTTTACTCTTCCAACCACACATGGTGAATCCATTTTTTGTTATGAAAAAGCTCACGCCTTGCAAATTAATTAGTGGTTGATTTTCATAGTAACGATGCGCTAAGTGCTATCATTTAGTCATATATAAGGGTTAATCACTTGTTACTAACGAATTATTATTTGGTGAGTACTCCCATGAAAatattataattgtcttcatgtgatgatttttctttttgacccttagatgatggagtgtagggttagattttgatatgttataaaagtgttatttttatttaaagtgtggccaaatcaataaatcacacttttatacaaagcatcttcataaaaagatattttttgcatcttcatttgagtagctccctTATTATTTAGAGTAGTGATATTATcacttttaaatttaatattgtcACTTTTTGTGTgtgtaattttttaaatgatttttttatttttttatgtttttttaaagtTATAAGAAATTTATTTTCATTAGGAATAATTGAGAATAATGTAATAAAAGAATGACATTATCAAATATAAATGACAtctatttcttgttatttactttttctaattttttatttataaaaatatatactagTTCTTCTAAAAGTTAAATAATACTATCTTCAAATATATTTATATTGTACATTTCTTTATAGTTCTATGTTGATTCTATtataaattgaattcaattgactaTTAGTATTACGTTTAAAAAATTGCAAATGTTTCTTTGAACATACATGTTTTTTTTATGGCAACTACTCAAACGAAGAtgctaaaaacatatttttataaagatttttgtgttaaaagtgtactttgtttgtttagccatactttaaaaaaaataacacttttgtaaCACATTAAAATCAAACCATACATTTCATCATCTAACGATAAAAAAGAAGTATCTTCATATGAAGACAATAGTAAAATCTTCATGGTAATATCCACATTTTTTTATAGGAAAAGTCTAGAGGGCCAGCAACTTTATTGAATTCtaaccagcatgtaaccagcaaaaaaaagtgagccattggatgaaatctcacaccattaaaaccatcttgatggctatttgatggctacaaattacaaaagttgctgcccctagcattcctcttttTTATAACATGATTTAATCTCAAAACCATTAGAAAGAACAACAAATTTGTTGATTTTATAAACGTGACAGGAGCAAATACAAACATGATACATCAATAAATGTGAAGTATAATATTACACATTACTTATTCTGAAAAGTGGTTATACTTATACATTTCCTAAGTCTCCCCTAAAGAAAGATTGCAGCAAAAATTCTCTCCTTGCTAAACAAAAaggcatatatatacatatatatacatgaaaagctttaattaattaatacatagCTGGTGATTCGgatccatatcttcttcttgaCATACGTCTGTTGATCAAGCTTCGGTAGAAATCATGAGTTGCAAGCCATGGCTTTTGAGTGACCATGACTTGTTCTCCTTCTGGACCTTCCCCAACATACTGGAGCACCACAAGCACCGAAGCAGATGTTTCAAAGTCTGAAGAAGCCAACAAGTCCCCTATGGCACCCAACTCCGGGCACTCACTCCAATCCGTCAACCCTTCTGTTAATGGTGATGCCCCTTGCCCTCTCCCAACTATGAACAAATCATTCACATTCTTCATTGCCCTTATTGCCCCTACTGTCTCCTCTCCGTTCCCTACAACTCTTTCTAAGTACTCAACAGAATCATCATGTTCTGCTATCAACCTTAACTCGTACATGATCTCTTCATCTAGCAAGTTATCATTATTATTGCTATAATTATCTCTCTCGGTTCCTTGAGCATCATCTTCTTCGTTATTGCTAACTGTAAGATCTTTACTAGGAACAAAATGCATGACGGTGAGGCGAACCCTGGGGTGCCTTGACATTCTCCACCCAAAGGAAAGAGCTTCTCTGTCGTCGGGTCCTCCGAAGAACAAGACGGTCACCTGATGACACGTGGGCCTGGCGGCTAATCTTGTGGATCCGTTGAGGCCTCGATCCACGAGGATCCCAACGGAGCAGGGAGCGGTTTGCATGAGATTGTGGTTCACCAGCCTAAACGCAGGGATGGTGTCTTCCATCTCTCCGGCAACCGTTTGTTGTTTGTGGAAAGGGATGATAATGAAAGACACTCTTTTGTCTTCTGCAATGCTGCAAATGTCTTCATGCATGGTGGGGTACGGGGAGATCACAGTCAGTGGCTGAACCGAGACGCAGTCCACGTTTTCTTCGAAGTTACGGAATGCTGTGATGATCTGCTCTGTTTGTGCTTGTGTCTTGTTAACGGGGCGGCCTGATTTTTTGTCGGTGGTGTTGTGGACAACCAGCATGGCGGAGGCTCTGCCGGTGAGTTCAACCAGGTGGAGGACGTTTGCGGTAATGGGGGATTTTATTGTGGGGTGGGTTGCTTCGAGGAGGTTGATTATGGTTGGGACATTTCTAGGGACGTGAATGCAAACAAGGATTCTTAGCTCTGCATCTGTTCCAGTACTTTGCATTGTTCTGTTCTTGTATGATATGTGCCTTTTTCTTGGCTTATGGATCAATGCCACTGTGGGTGAAATGATTGCTGTCATCAGAATTGTTACAAGAACCATGATTGAAAATACTTCATCTCCCAATACCTACATACATACATAATGAATTGAATCAATAACATGCATGATGGGTATACatgaattaatttataataagttAATAAGATGCATCATATAAATATACCTTTTGTTCCCAGCCAACGTTGAGCACTATAATTTCAATGAAGCCTTTAGTATTCATAAGCAGACCAAGAATTACACCTTCCCTGACAGGTATTTGGAATAGGAGAGAAACAACAAGAGTACCAAGAACCTTGCCAATACAAGTAAGAGGAACCATCAAGATCACAAATCCCCATCTAGCGGCTCCCTTGATCAAGGTGAGATTAGTCTTGAGGCCACTGATAGCAAAGAAGAGAGGTAGCAGAAGGCCTGAAACAAAGTCCTCAAGCTTCTCAATGATAGCAGCAGCAAGTGGTCCATTTGGAATAACCAAACCATAGACAAATGCACCAAACACAGCATGTGTCCCAAGTGCATCAGTGATAAAAGCAGAGATCATAACACCAGTAAGCACAATGCATATCTGTATTTCACTGAAGGGTTGTCCCTCTGGGGTTTTATGTATCATCCATGACACCAGAGGCCTAATAACAAGAATGCAAACAACAACAAATGCAAGACTTGACAAGAGAACCCAGAGAGAAGCATAAGAATAACGAGCTTTCCTCTCTGACAAGGCAATGCCTACAACTAACAAAGCCCAAGCACACATGTCATTAATCAAAGAAGTTGAGATTGCAAGCTTGCCAAGCTCCGTGTTAACAAGCTTAAGATCAGCCAGCATTCTAACAAGCACAGGGAATGCAGTCACAGATAGCACAACACCAAGGTATATGATATAGCTGATACGGGTAGTATCCGATTCCATGCTCGTGTGGATGTGTTCCACGATGTGAGAGAGAGTGAAACCCACCACGAAGGGCAAAATCATGCCGGCAATGGCTATAGAAACCGCCTTCTTGCCCGTGCGCTTCATCACATCCATGTCCATCTCTAACCCTATGAGGAACATGAAGTATATGAGGCCAATGTTGGCCATTGTCTCAAGCATCAACATACTTCTCAAAGGGAAAACCCTAGTCCCAAAACCGTCGATTTGACCTAGCACCGATGGCCCTAACAACAATCCACcctgcatgcatgcatgcaattCGTTCgtaattgaattaattaattaattaattaaggagAATAATATGGATCTATATGCGTACCAAAACCTCGGCGATGACGCGGGGTTGGTGAAAGGGTCTGAGGATGAAATAGAAGAGACGTGTGGCAAGAACAACTAAGGTTAACTGGACGACGAAGAGAGGGAGGGCGTAACGTAAAGGGTTAAGACCCTGCTGCCATACACCATTTGTTGTTGTCATCGTTGGTATGTAGCAAATCATTGATTTGTCCGATTCGTTAAACGCCGCTGCCGGTGCCGGCGCCGGCGCTGGTGCACCCGCGCTATCcatcttttcttaattttgctATCCGATCCAATCCACTAAAGAATTGTATGTTAAGCTTCTCCTACCTCCTTTTGTTAGGTATGAAGGAGGTGGAGATACATTTTAATTAGGACTATGGATCGGAGGTTTAATTATTGCCTGGGTTTCTGTCTGGGAATTAATTTCAATGAAGATTTGCTGCTAATACGTAATGAAGATGAGAAAGACAcctcaattctttttctttctattttcgttAAACCCAACGTTGACTAACTCGATCCTTATTATCGTTATCGTTATCACTTATCAGTTTACTTTTTTATTCCATCAAATCCGTAATCCGTTATCGCCTCCGTCAAAGTATATTCATATTTCACGTGTAACTTATAATAAGAACTTAACGTGTgtgaaaattattatttaacgacTTCTCAATTATTACTTCTGTATAAAAACAAgcgcatataaatttttatcctAAATTATCAAcgatacaaaaattaattattatatatttgtatataaaaaaattatctatatataaatatgtatgttattttataattttaatatatattttatatataaataattaatttaataacttattttttataaaaataatagcatGGTTGATTTATTAGAGAATTTGATTAGCTAAAATTATTCTGTCATAATTTTGTACTCGTTTCTCTTGTACCAAATCCTGAAAATGGTACTCATTTTGAAAAGGGGCTCctttcgaaaatttcaaacgtaattttgacttataaaaaatagtagtattaatgtttggtgtaatttttaaaattaaattgcgaTTTTTTAAGAAGGAttatagaaaagttaaaaaaaataaattttttcataatattataattttttatcacatttttataaaataagtatttttagaactaaaaatctaaatacaaaataatttatttataaactatttttaatatagtcatttattatttaagctatttttttaaaaaaaacttaattaaactatttatccAAGCTGAGCCTAAGTCTACCtagttgaaagttgaaactatattattttaattttatgcttaattcgcatatataataataaatattattgttatatattttgGTCTGCTAATTAATACGACTCTGGAGTTAAGTATAGTAGTCACCATTGACTAGTCCTTCGCTACTTATAAACATATTGATATATAGGTGAGACACAAGTCTAATTtagtcttaaaattttttatgcttaAAATAAGAGTATATACCTATTTTGGTTCTCAAAGAATTTTAAATTGGACATTTTAGttttcaactaaaattaattactcgattggttcttaacaattaactccgtcagtcacttaggtcctttactcTGTTAattctaacggaggacaaaatagtccctaacaactctaacaggggacaaaatagtccctgatcTCCTCTGTTCGAAAACGACACTGTTCTCtcccaatttccatcatatctcgcataatacTAACAAtctaacactgtaacttcaaactatacaatgcacactctataaatttaatattcacaaaaaaaaaaaaaaattctccacGGGTTGAGTTGCTGATGTGGTTTGTAATTTTAGAAAGATTGAATACTAGAGATAGATTACGTAAGTTTAATAAGATTGTACCAGAAGCGGAATCATTTTGTGTCTTATGTAAGGATAGATTAGAGTCGGTACATCACTTGTTTTTTCATGTGATCGTATATAGAAGTTGTGGGGATCAATCTTGGTGGACTGGAGTGTGATTTGGGTTTGGCCAGGAACCATCAAAGAATGCTTTGAGGTGTGGATGGAtagaaagataagaaaagatatgaaggAAGTGTGGATGGTGTTATTTTTTTCTGTAATATAGTGCACATGGAGATGTAGAAATAATATTGTCTTTAATAATGGAGTGTTGGTATTAGAGAAGTTAAAGGAGGAAGTTGTAGAATGCACAAATCGATGGTGTCAAGATCGATAATATATGAGTAATTGATTTACTTATGAGTGCAAATATCAAGTCTAAAGTGAATAAGAAGACATATGAAGTTGATCTTTGATGCATGATTTACTGATCTATGAAAATGGCCAATAATTCTGCAGAGTAAAAGTTGGAAGGAGAATAATCATGATTTGATGTTGTATAACTGATCGGTTTCATCTTGAAGTGTCTTTGGAGGAGCTAAAATCATTATATTCTTTTGCTCCCTGTTTGCTGTTTTATGctagtttttatgttttctttgtaGTTATTGCTCTATTTTTGTTACTATTTTTTGGAACTACGTCCACTTTGTTTGGAATTGGGTGGAGatgtaattatctaaaaaaaagaaaaaaattctcaACTTATTCTCAACCAATTTATACTCAGGAAACTAATGCCTATGTCTCTCAACTAGTTGTCGTCTTCGATGTATCCCATGAATCCAGACAGCAAGTCATTTGTTAAGACCGCACTCggtgtctatttcaaatgagaatttgtatatgatgtcgaaggagaatcttctcatgatgtcctaatgtccaacaattTATATTGCTTGTCGGAGAGTGGAGAAATGCGTGCCCTTGGAatagttgtggaacttggtcttgaggatgtcgtGGATGTTGTCGGGGTTGGAGATGATGTTATCAAAGACGTGGAAGTGTATGCTTTTGGTGGATGaagtgcagaggaggtggatgtaccagttacaaagatttaggaagtgtgtggtccatgacatgttgaggtaggtgtgacacgtgtgacaattacatcatggcttaatcttggagttaaagaggaggaaggaaaagatggaaaagaaaactgtaaaggtgaagaaggagagtatgaataTTAGGGTTATGCGAGATACGATGAAAATTGGGAAAGAACAGTGTCGTTTTCGAATAAAGGGATCATGGATCATTTTGTCCTTTGTTAGAGTTatcagggatcattttgtcccatgttagagttttcagggaccattttgtcttccgttagagttgacggagcCAAGGACCTAAGTAACTGACgaaattaattgttagggaccaatcgagtaattaattttagttggggactaaaaTATCTGATttgaaattctttgaggaccaaaataggTATATACTCCTTAAAATAATTAAGGATTGAACACTTGTctcttaattaaaataaaaactgtggAACACTCGTCTCTTAAggattaaatttataatttaattttgatacattaatacaatataaaaaaaattatatgttagaaacaagagactaaactagaaaaatgatttgtgtattattgagtgtattcaagttgtctattcaagttgtctggaatgatacaatatagaagggtatttatatgtgttaagagaatcgtaataatcaatgcgtaatattctataataaatattcagatatactaaataattctaattgatcctaattatattctaacatccccctcaaactcaagtatacttgagtttgaaacttatttaaaacaacgaaataaagagaaaaaaactgCATAAACTGATAAAATGGGTGCAAACAGAACTCCCGAAAGGAAGCacagatggaactgccgcttATCTGAAGGAATCGCAGATGGAACTGCGgctagtctgaaggaagcgcagacggaactgccgctagCCTGAAGggagcgcagacggaactgccgctagCCTGAAGGAAGCGCAAACGGAACTACCAAAAAGAAAcccagacggaactgccacaagaaaACACGCAGACGGAATTGCCACGAgtaaacgcagacggaactgccacggaaaaatgcagacggaactgccacagaAAAACGCAAACGGAACTGCCACGggagaacgcagacggaactgccacgatagaacacagacggaactgccacgagagaacgctagacggaactgccacgagagaacgtaGACGGAATTGCCGAAAGAGagcgaaaactatatgatttcttcatgagaataggtaaacagcggatgacaatggtgtttgatcattTGACTCGAAAAAAACAGAAGACAGAGAAAATAGGCTAGTCGGTGAGGTAAAAAAGTATCAAAAGAGTGACAAAATGGAAAGATGAatggcatagaaaaaaaaaagcaaaaactacggtgatttcacctcaaggaaaacaacctatcctcttcaaggaatataccatggctctgataccatgttagaaacaagagactaaattggagaaaggatttgtgtattattgagtgtattcaagttgtccaTTCAAGttgtgtattcaagttgtctattcaaattgtttgaaatgatacaatatagaagggtatttataggtgcgaagagaatcgtaataatcaatgcataatattctataataaatattcagatatactaaatagttctaattgattctaattatattctaacaatatatatttaatatatagtattattttaataaaaataattattttttaccatCAACATATACAAgagattgaataattatataaaatggtCAAAATTTAACTCATTCattctaattaaaataataattccgctacgttaccaacattATTTCTGCCAATTTCTGCCAACTTTTGTTTATGACtgtgtttaatggaagtgtctttgtggatgtgtctaataaaaatatctttttttataattatgtctaataaaaatatctttatagatatattttctagatgtgtctctttatatatatgtttaaaatataataattaattattattgacaataaattggcagataatatattagtatcctatacttttccttaaaaTAATAAGTCTAATATCTCTCTttcacatacatatatatataattattacggtgtctaaaaaataatatctaacttattaaaaaagattaatatgtaatatttaattttaaaatatataaataaataatttttaaataatttaaatttattaaaaaaataaattaaataaaaattaaataccaAATAATAATCGCTATAGAATAATTTACCTATATACAATAGCTCTtgtcattttttctttattagaGCAGGGTGAGACGTACATAGAATTATGCGATCTTTTTTCTTCATAGGAGCTTGCTGCatataaatctcttttttttttccccctttttttcctttttctttttctttttggtcgAATCATACCTTATAATGCAGCCTAAAGTTTGATATGGGAGGTTATTCCAAATTAAAAGCAGAACGTCACATGTAAGATGTAACCAAACAAACTTTTAAAAGAATGTACGTATAAAAGACACGGGATATGTATTCTCAATCAGAAAGCATGCATGTCCCATAATTTTCTTTGCATGCATCATATGGACTGTATTTctctgttattattattaaacaaagaaaataaaattttcttaagAAATTAATTCTACGtcatcatatatatatgtatagttcAAGTGCGTTAATTAAATAATATGTGTGATTGAAAATGGAATATTGCAAGTACGATGGAGAGAGCGATGGGAAGAAGAAAGTATGCATTGGGGTACCAATTACGTGATAGAAGCTGAAAACTCAGAAATACTGAGTCATAGGCTATGAGCTTTCATGGTTTCTTTCTCTTGCACCAATGCAAAACATAGAACAGAATCCATTCCATAAGAACATGAAGACACCCACTACAACATAAATTAAAGACCAAACAAAGGAGTACAGAAAAGCTTTGAAAGTTACATTACCCCCTCAAtatcttctctttattttatttcatgtcTGCCAATGTAAatcaaatatagaaaagaaaattattcCTCTAAATATGAACAtatttgtaaaataataaaattcacaTTGAATTTATAACTTTTATGAGTTTGTTTCAG is a window encoding:
- the LOC112785289 gene encoding cation/H(+) antiporter 15; translation: MDSAGAPAPAPAPAAAFNESDKSMICYIPTMTTTNGVWQQGLNPLRYALPLFVVQLTLVVLATRLFYFILRPFHQPRVIAEVLGGLLLGPSVLGQIDGFGTRVFPLRSMLMLETMANIGLIYFMFLIGLEMDMDVMKRTGKKAVSIAIAGMILPFVVGFTLSHIVEHIHTSMESDTTRISYIIYLGVVLSVTAFPVLVRMLADLKLVNTELGKLAISTSLINDMCAWALLVVGIALSERKARYSYASLWVLLSSLAFVVVCILVIRPLVSWMIHKTPEGQPFSEIQICIVLTGVMISAFITDALGTHAVFGAFVYGLVIPNGPLAAAIIEKLEDFVSGLLLPLFFAISGLKTNLTLIKGAARWGFVILMVPLTCIGKVLGTLVVSLLFQIPVREGVILGLLMNTKGFIEIIVLNVGWEQKVLGDEVFSIMVLVTILMTAIISPTVALIHKPRKRHISYKNRTMQSTGTDAELRILVCIHVPRNVPTIINLLEATHPTIKSPITANVLHLVELTGRASAMLVVHNTTDKKSGRPVNKTQAQTEQIITAFRNFEENVDCVSVQPLTVISPYPTMHEDICSIAEDKRVSFIIIPFHKQQTVAGEMEDTIPAFRLVNHNLMQTAPCSVGILVDRGLNGSTRLAARPTCHQVTVLFFGGPDDREALSFGWRMSRHPRVRLTVMHFVPSKDLTVSNNEEDDAQGTERDNYSNNNDNLLDEEIMYELRLIAEHDDSVEYLERVVGNGEETVGAIRAMKNVNDLFIVGRGQGASPLTEGLTDWSECPELGAIGDLLASSDFETSASVLVVLQYVGEGPEGEQVMVTQKPWLATHDFYRSLINRRMSRRRYGSESPAMY